Sequence from the Calidithermus timidus DSM 17022 genome:
GGTTGTCGTTCTGGGCGCAAAGCACCGTCAGGGCCGGCCCCGCTACGCGGCTGCTGGGCACGAGCTGGAAGAGGGGCAGGTCCACCAACCCCTCCCGCCCCGAGGCCTCGTAGACCGTGGCCACCCCCAGCCGGGCCAGGGTTTGCAGTTCGTCCGGGCTCAGGCTCATAGGCTCCTCACCACCTGGGGCAGCGCGCGTTGGAAGGCCTCGGCGCGCTCGATGTCCTTGTGGCCGGCGATGCGGCGGGCGTGGTTGGCCCGGTGGGCGGCCCGCTCGCTGTAGTACTGGCGCAGATACCCCTGGGAGGCAAAAGCCTCCATGGCTCTTTGCTTCTTCTCCCAGACCGGGGTGATGTCCAGGAAAAGCGTGGGCACAAAGCCGCACAGCTCGGGCTGGTGGGGTTCGAAGAGCAGAAACTCGGGGGGCCGCACGGTGCGGAAGGCGCTGGCCACCCCGGCCCCGCTGGCGAGCTGGCGGGCCTTCTCCACCGCCTCGTAGGTCAGCGGGTGGTCGGGGTTGAAGGGGTCCTTCTCGGCATGGGTCAGCAATAGGTCGGGGGCGGTCTCCACGATGA
This genomic interval carries:
- a CDS encoding PIG-L family deacetylase, whose amino-acid sequence is MKRMLVFSAHAADFVWRAGGAIASVCAQGGTARVVALSYGERGESGELWKEPGQTLERVKAIRHAEATQAAEALGASFECLDLGDYPLRVDERALERMVEIIVETAPDLLLTHAEKDPFNPDHPLTYEAVEKARQLASGAGVASAFRTVRPPEFLLFEPHQPELCGFVPTLFLDITPVWEKKQRAMEAFASQGYLRQYYSERAAHRANHARRIAGHKDIERAEAFQRALPQVVRSL